One segment of Syntrophorhabdus sp. DNA contains the following:
- a CDS encoding aminopeptidase P family protein: protein MLKTLNIPDLTPKEEITARIDKLRKGMVEKGIELAVILQNVDIFYFTGTLQRGVLVVSAEQGPQFFVEKSVYRAGMETPLDIIPIKRDKEVKDLLAEKKMLHGRCAMEFDVVPVAICERWKSLLGKDRMEDLSPIIRDGRLVKSEFEVAQFRKSGEIVERVFEKAKDIIKEGIREIDIEAELVAEGRKWGHQGFLRMRGLNQEMMNLYVTHGYSTTITSGADVPISGIGVTHAIAQGASVNTVKRGIPVIVDYGGGYNGYITDETRAYAVGPLKDLFQKPFEVARDIINETIDTAKEGTDATEVFGRAMDRVKAAGLEEHFMGHGEGQVSFIGHGLGLEINELPVITPRHRMPLREGMVFAFEPKFIFPGEGAIGIEVDFVVRKNGLERLTKTPLDIVYV from the coding sequence ATGTTGAAAACGCTAAACATCCCTGATCTCACACCGAAGGAAGAGATAACGGCACGGATCGACAAGCTCCGCAAGGGGATGGTGGAGAAGGGCATCGAACTCGCCGTCATCCTGCAGAACGTGGACATCTTCTACTTCACGGGAACGCTCCAGCGCGGGGTCCTCGTGGTGTCGGCGGAGCAGGGACCGCAGTTTTTCGTGGAAAAAAGCGTTTATCGCGCCGGGATGGAGACACCCCTCGATATCATCCCCATCAAGCGGGACAAGGAGGTCAAGGACCTCCTGGCGGAGAAGAAAATGCTTCACGGGCGGTGCGCCATGGAGTTCGACGTCGTGCCCGTCGCGATCTGTGAACGATGGAAATCGCTCCTGGGGAAGGACAGGATGGAAGACCTGTCGCCGATCATCAGGGACGGGAGGCTCGTAAAGAGCGAATTCGAGGTCGCCCAGTTCCGAAAATCCGGCGAGATCGTGGAGCGCGTCTTTGAAAAGGCGAAGGACATCATAAAGGAAGGGATCCGGGAGATCGATATTGAGGCCGAACTCGTTGCGGAAGGGAGGAAATGGGGACACCAGGGATTCCTCAGGATGCGCGGTCTCAACCAGGAGATGATGAACCTCTACGTCACCCACGGCTACTCCACGACGATCACCTCCGGGGCCGATGTACCCATATCCGGGATAGGCGTGACGCACGCCATCGCTCAGGGGGCCTCCGTCAACACTGTGAAACGGGGCATCCCGGTAATCGTCGATTACGGTGGCGGGTACAACGGGTACATCACCGATGAGACGCGGGCGTACGCGGTGGGGCCCTTGAAAGACCTCTTTCAAAAACCCTTCGAGGTGGCCCGGGACATCATCAACGAGACAATCGACACCGCAAAGGAAGGGACCGACGCGACGGAGGTCTTCGGAAGGGCCATGGACCGGGTGAAGGCCGCGGGGCTGGAAGAGCATTTCATGGGCCATGGGGAAGGCCAGGTAAGCTTCATCGGCCACGGCCTCGGCCTCGAGATCAACGAGCTGCCCGTCATCACGCCGCGGCACAGGATGCCCCTCAGGGAGGGTATGGTCTTTGCCTTCGAGCCGAAGTTCATCTTCCCCGGCGAAGGCGCCATAGGCATAGAGGTCGATTTCGTCGTCAGAAAGAACGGCCTCGAAAGGCTGACGAAGACACCCCTCGATATAGTCTACGTCTAG
- a CDS encoding response regulator: MSNDPRPEIRTVIVDDERLARKNLRDLLSGHPYVHVIGEAADAAAARETIARERPDLVFLDVRMPGGSGFDLLDKLEDRPSVIFVTAYDEFAVGAFTSDAFDYLLKPVDPDRLNLSLERLLSSGRDRGQPSAIMQGDRVCLNTGKKVVFIELMKIAAIMSEKNYIRIFSINGECFVIRSPLKEWKRRFPSDIFMALDRSLLVNRHRIRLLRKKNRNGDIYMEGIEKPFHLGRIALKRFKTLMGVTERQECESLP; encoded by the coding sequence ATGTCGAATGATCCTAGACCGGAGATCCGTACGGTGATCGTGGACGATGAACGCTTGGCCCGCAAGAATCTCAGAGACCTTCTGAGCGGACATCCCTATGTCCACGTTATAGGGGAGGCGGCGGATGCCGCGGCTGCCCGCGAGACCATCGCGAGAGAGAGGCCGGACCTTGTCTTTCTTGATGTGCGAATGCCTGGCGGGTCAGGGTTTGACCTCCTCGACAAGCTGGAAGATCGGCCGTCCGTCATATTCGTGACCGCCTACGATGAATTCGCCGTCGGCGCCTTCACGAGCGATGCCTTCGATTATCTTCTGAAGCCTGTCGACCCGGACCGTCTGAACCTTTCGCTTGAAAGGCTCCTGTCGAGCGGCCGTGACCGGGGACAGCCCTCCGCGATCATGCAGGGCGACCGGGTTTGCCTGAACACCGGGAAGAAGGTTGTCTTCATTGAGCTCATGAAGATCGCCGCCATCATGTCGGAGAAGAACTATATCCGGATCTTCAGCATCAACGGTGAATGTTTCGTGATACGCTCCCCTCTCAAGGAATGGAAAAGACGCTTTCCCTCAGACATCTTCATGGCCCTGGACCGTTCTCTGCTTGTCAACAGGCATCGCATCCGGCTCCTCAGGAAGAAGAACCGGAACGGGGACATCTACATGGAGGGCATCGAAAAACCCTTTCACCTCGGCCGGATAGCGCTTAAGCGGTTCAAGACGCTCATGGGCGTGACGGAAAGGCAGGAGTGCGAATCCCTGCCCTGA
- a CDS encoding diguanylate cyclase encodes MGGIKDGMAQKTTEDDALYQVLFESSEIATIIAESDGTISRLNRRFLELTGYRRSDLVGKKKWSELVVNGDLTKMTQYRGFLNHGASIPAHTYEFKLAARDGSVRDVEILRQPIAGTKRTAIHFVDISDLMRVGKKVISSEEKYRSLIESTDDSIYMIDREGTYLFVNRQVLARLSVTEANIIGKHYSDFHDAEDTMEFAGYVNKVFETGSSHRYEHRSGKGGERWMLRTLSPIVEGRTGQVRFVAVVSKEITDLKRTEEKLKYLSLHDPLTNLYNRAYFEEEMHRLDNNRFDVVGLIMCDVDGLKLVNDTLGHDRGDELLTVASQVIRKSFRESDVVARVGGDEFAILLPNSPRSKVEEICARIRTSIVAYNKKNPHLPLGISTGFAIRTGPGQSMAELYREADNAMYKEKLFGSQHARNIMVKNLLNTIEAKGITTKQSLKRLRQLVTVLGRASGLPEKRLKDLALLAQFHDIGNVSIHDRILLKSGSLTEEELLEVRKHCDIGHRIAQSAASLTPIADYILKHHEWWDGSGYPLGLAGDEIPLESRIMAIADAYESMTGGRPHRNAVSREEALKELRRFAGTQFDPDLVKKFVKIVA; translated from the coding sequence ATGGGGGGCATCAAAGACGGCATGGCACAGAAGACAACGGAAGATGACGCTCTGTATCAGGTTCTTTTCGAATCCTCGGAGATTGCCACCATCATTGCCGAAAGCGACGGAACGATCTCCCGGCTGAACAGGCGATTCCTCGAACTGACAGGATATCGCCGGTCCGACCTGGTGGGAAAGAAGAAATGGTCCGAGCTTGTCGTCAACGGTGATCTCACAAAGATGACACAGTACCGTGGCTTTCTGAACCATGGCGCCTCCATTCCCGCTCATACCTACGAGTTCAAGCTGGCCGCCAGGGACGGTTCCGTCAGGGACGTGGAGATCCTCCGCCAGCCCATCGCCGGCACGAAGCGCACGGCCATACACTTCGTGGACATCAGCGACCTCATGCGCGTCGGCAAGAAGGTCATCTCGAGCGAGGAAAAATACCGTTCGCTGATCGAATCCACGGATGACTCCATCTACATGATCGACCGCGAAGGCACCTATCTCTTCGTCAACAGACAGGTGCTCGCGAGGTTGTCTGTGACCGAGGCGAACATCATCGGCAAGCACTACAGCGACTTCCATGACGCCGAGGACACAATGGAATTCGCGGGGTACGTGAACAAGGTCTTTGAAACGGGGTCATCGCATCGTTACGAGCACAGGAGCGGCAAAGGCGGGGAGCGCTGGATGCTGCGCACGCTGAGCCCCATAGTCGAAGGGCGCACCGGGCAGGTAAGGTTCGTTGCCGTCGTGTCGAAGGAGATCACGGACCTCAAGAGAACGGAAGAGAAACTGAAATACCTGAGCCTCCACGATCCCCTGACAAATCTCTATAACCGGGCTTATTTCGAGGAGGAGATGCATCGTCTCGACAACAACCGCTTCGACGTCGTCGGGCTCATCATGTGCGATGTCGATGGCCTGAAGCTCGTCAACGACACCCTGGGACACGACAGGGGAGATGAGCTTCTCACCGTTGCTTCACAGGTCATCAGGAAGTCGTTCCGCGAAAGCGACGTCGTCGCGCGCGTCGGAGGAGACGAATTTGCCATCCTCTTGCCCAACAGCCCCAGATCAAAGGTCGAGGAGATCTGCGCGAGGATCAGGACCAGCATCGTCGCGTATAACAAGAAGAACCCTCACCTCCCGTTGGGCATTTCCACGGGGTTCGCCATCCGCACCGGCCCCGGCCAGAGCATGGCGGAGCTGTACAGGGAAGCCGACAACGCCATGTACAAGGAGAAGCTCTTCGGCAGTCAGCACGCGCGCAATATCATGGTGAAGAACCTCCTCAACACCATCGAGGCCAAGGGCATCACGACGAAGCAGTCGCTGAAACGCCTGAGGCAGCTCGTGACCGTCCTGGGAAGAGCCTCCGGCCTGCCCGAAAAACGTCTGAAGGACCTCGCGCTTCTTGCGCAGTTCCACGATATCGGGAACGTCAGCATCCACGACCGCATACTCCTGAAATCGGGCAGCCTTACCGAGGAGGAGCTCCTGGAGGTGCGCAAGCACTGCGATATCGGGCATCGTATCGCCCAATCCGCCGCGAGCCTGACACCCATAGCGGACTATATTCTCAAGCATCATGAGTGGTGGGACGGCAGCGGATATCCCCTCGGCCTGGCAGGTGATGAGATACCCCTCGAAAGCAGGATCATGGCCATAGCCGATGCCTATGAATCAATGACCGGTGGGCGGCCGCACCGCAATGCGGTATCCAGGGAGGAGGCCCTCAAGGAACTGCGCAGATTCGCCGGTACTCAGTTCGACCCTGATCTCGTAAAGAAATTCGTGAAAATAGTGGCATGA
- a CDS encoding FAD-binding protein: MSFERFLDEVRGFLEEDQIVLDRERLSHFSYDATERQYMPQIALFPESTGDVSSIMKCACLHGVPVTPQGGRTGLSGGALPVRGGVALSLARLNRIIEIDEANMFAVVEPGVISNNLQIELSRRGLFFPPDPSSTVDSTLGGNVAENAGYTRAVKYGVTRDYVRGLEAVLPSGDVIALGGKTVKNVAGYDLISLLVGSEGTLAIITKITLRLLMRPRVRRTVVAYLNDLPGAADLIVAVFRSGIVPCAIELMDNIAINTVADHLGAPLPRDAAALVLIETDGHGKEEVEVEALEIANLCRRAPGVTEARLAEGDAEAERLWSYRREVLPSLKALGKDHLEADVVVPRYSLPFLVRFTGGLEHSDAIKIATYGHAGDGNLHVTILHRRRNFSELEEAYRLLELIYRETIAMGGSLTGEHGVGLTVMDYLPMQMGGEALPLMRRIKAAFDPRGILNPGKIFTD, from the coding sequence ATGTCCTTCGAACGGTTTCTGGATGAGGTGAGGGGATTCCTCGAAGAGGACCAGATCGTTCTCGACCGGGAGCGTCTTTCTCATTTTTCCTACGATGCCACGGAACGGCAGTACATGCCGCAGATCGCTCTTTTCCCCGAGAGCACCGGGGACGTCTCGAGCATCATGAAGTGCGCCTGTCTCCACGGGGTGCCCGTGACACCCCAGGGCGGAAGGACGGGCCTCTCCGGCGGAGCCCTGCCGGTCCGCGGCGGAGTTGCGCTCTCCCTCGCGCGCCTCAACCGTATCATTGAGATCGACGAGGCGAACATGTTCGCGGTCGTGGAACCTGGAGTCATATCCAACAACCTGCAGATCGAACTCAGCAGGAGGGGCCTCTTCTTTCCACCAGACCCGTCGAGTACCGTCGACAGCACCCTTGGCGGCAATGTCGCCGAGAACGCAGGATACACGCGGGCCGTCAAGTACGGCGTCACCAGGGACTATGTCCGGGGCCTCGAGGCCGTCCTGCCTTCGGGTGATGTGATAGCACTCGGCGGAAAGACTGTGAAGAACGTCGCCGGGTACGACCTCATCTCGCTCCTCGTCGGATCTGAGGGGACGCTCGCGATCATTACGAAGATAACACTTCGGCTCCTCATGAGACCCCGGGTGCGCCGCACCGTCGTGGCATACCTCAACGACCTGCCGGGGGCCGCCGACCTCATTGTCGCCGTCTTTCGCTCCGGGATAGTTCCCTGCGCCATAGAACTCATGGACAACATCGCCATCAACACCGTGGCCGACCATCTCGGCGCCCCCCTGCCGAGGGATGCCGCGGCGCTGGTGCTCATCGAGACGGACGGCCACGGCAAAGAGGAGGTCGAGGTCGAGGCGCTGGAGATAGCGAACCTGTGCCGGCGGGCCCCGGGCGTGACGGAAGCCCGCCTCGCCGAGGGCGATGCCGAGGCGGAGCGCCTCTGGAGCTACCGCAGGGAGGTGCTGCCGTCGCTCAAGGCGCTCGGCAAGGACCATCTCGAGGCCGATGTCGTTGTCCCCCGCTACAGCCTTCCTTTCCTCGTCAGGTTCACGGGCGGGCTCGAACACAGCGATGCCATCAAGATAGCCACCTATGGCCATGCCGGGGACGGGAACCTTCACGTCACCATCCTCCACCGCCGCAGGAACTTCTCCGAGCTCGAAGAGGCATACCGCCTCCTGGAACTGATATACAGGGAAACGATCGCCATGGGGGGATCCCTCACGGGTGAGCATGGTGTCGGCCTGACCGTCATGGACTATCTCCCCATGCAGATGGGAGGGGAGGCGTTGCCGCTCATGAGGCGCATCAAGGCTGCTTTCGACCCCCGGGGTATCCTGAATCCGGGCAAGATATTCACGGATTGA
- a CDS encoding proline--tRNA ligase, producing the protein MLFSKMFIPTVKEDPKEAEVASHRLMLRAGFIRRLASGVYTWLPLGLRSLRKVEQIIREEMNRKGAQEIFMPAVQPKELWVESTRWEKYGKELLRFVDRNNRELCLGPTHEEVVTDLVRREVKSYKDLPVNLYQIQNKFRDEIRPRFGIMRSREFSMKDAYSFDVDEPGAEKSYKEMYEAYVNIFTRCGFRFRVVEADTGQIGGSFSHEFMVLADTGEDVIISCDSCGYAANLERAEVGFAESPVSPKKGLHRRVETPNQRRIDEVSSFLGITPDKLLKTIIYNTDKGTIGVLVRGDREINDTKLKNLLKLEEMELADERTIEEATGGPLGFSGPIGLSIPLYADMDLTFMEDFVIGGNERDVHVVDVNVGDLTVKGFYDIKVAVAGDRCPRCESGKLVATRGIEVGHIFKLGLKYSKAMNATFLDSEGKDQFMVMGCYGIGVGRTVAAAIEQGNDENGMILPLPIAPFEVDVLPVNTTHEESMKVARQIYEELLANGVDAILDDRDERPGVKFKDCDLIGIPLRVTIGERGLKEGIVEIKRRDSKEFEKVPVSEAARRVMNYVENAKHP; encoded by the coding sequence ATGCTGTTCTCGAAAATGTTCATCCCCACCGTCAAGGAAGACCCGAAAGAGGCCGAGGTCGCGAGCCATCGCCTCATGCTCAGGGCGGGGTTCATCAGACGACTGGCGTCGGGTGTCTATACGTGGCTTCCCCTGGGCCTCAGGTCGCTCCGAAAGGTGGAGCAGATCATCCGCGAGGAGATGAACCGGAAGGGTGCCCAGGAGATCTTCATGCCCGCCGTTCAGCCGAAGGAGCTCTGGGTCGAGAGCACGCGGTGGGAAAAATACGGCAAGGAACTCCTGCGCTTTGTCGACAGGAACAACCGCGAGCTGTGCCTCGGGCCCACCCACGAGGAGGTGGTCACCGATCTGGTGAGGCGGGAAGTGAAGTCCTACAAGGACCTCCCCGTCAACCTCTACCAGATCCAGAACAAGTTCCGCGACGAGATCAGACCCCGCTTCGGGATCATGCGCTCCCGCGAGTTCTCGATGAAGGACGCCTACAGCTTCGATGTCGACGAGCCCGGGGCGGAGAAGAGCTACAAGGAGATGTACGAGGCGTACGTCAATATCTTCACGCGGTGCGGGTTCAGGTTCCGCGTCGTCGAGGCCGACACCGGCCAGATAGGCGGGAGCTTCTCCCACGAGTTCATGGTGCTCGCCGACACCGGTGAGGACGTCATCATCTCCTGCGACAGCTGCGGTTACGCGGCCAACCTGGAGAGGGCCGAGGTGGGATTCGCGGAGAGTCCCGTCTCCCCGAAAAAGGGCCTTCACAGGCGTGTGGAGACGCCGAACCAGAGGAGGATAGACGAGGTTTCCTCTTTCCTCGGGATCACACCGGACAAGCTCCTCAAGACCATCATCTACAACACGGACAAAGGGACGATCGGCGTCCTCGTCCGGGGCGACAGGGAAATAAACGACACGAAGCTGAAGAACCTCCTCAAGCTGGAGGAGATGGAGCTTGCCGACGAGAGGACCATCGAGGAGGCAACGGGCGGGCCTTTGGGCTTCTCGGGCCCCATCGGCCTTTCCATTCCCCTTTACGCCGACATGGACCTCACGTTCATGGAGGACTTCGTGATAGGCGGCAACGAACGCGATGTCCACGTGGTGGACGTCAACGTGGGCGATCTCACGGTCAAGGGCTTCTACGATATAAAGGTGGCCGTGGCCGGAGACCGCTGTCCCCGGTGCGAGAGCGGGAAACTCGTCGCGACGCGGGGCATCGAGGTGGGGCACATCTTCAAGCTCGGCCTCAAGTACAGCAAGGCGATGAACGCCACCTTCCTCGACAGCGAGGGCAAGGACCAGTTCATGGTCATGGGATGCTACGGGATCGGCGTCGGCAGGACCGTGGCCGCCGCCATCGAACAGGGCAACGACGAGAACGGCATGATACTGCCCCTGCCGATCGCCCCCTTCGAGGTGGATGTGCTGCCCGTGAACACCACCCACGAGGAGAGCATGAAGGTCGCCCGCCAGATATACGAGGAGCTCCTGGCGAACGGCGTCGACGCCATCCTTGACGACCGCGACGAGCGACCGGGCGTCAAGTTCAAGGATTGCGACCTCATTGGGATACCCCTTCGCGTAACGATAGGGGAGCGGGGCCTCAAGGAAGGCATCGTGGAGATAAAGCGGCGGGACAGCAAGGAATTCGAAAAGGTGCCCGTATCAGAGGCGGCACGGAGGGTCATGAACTATGTTGAAAACGCTAAACATCCCTGA